The nucleotide window TTGGGGTTTGTGTTGTGACAGTATTTGAACCAAAATGCCCCTAAAAACTCTTGGGCACAGTTATCTCCATAGGCGTCTTGATCTTTGTCAAAGGTGGAGAACTTCTGGTCATTGTGATCAGTCAAAGAGTCGCCTGTGGACAAAAGTCATAGTTGAGGATAATAACTTAACAGAAATGAGTTAtcatgagtgtgaatgaaagtgtcgTACCTGCTCCTCCATCAGTGAATCCAGAGACCTGCAGTCTATACCCTTCAGCTTCAGAACCCACAGAGAAGGACGAGTACTGAGCGAAACCTCTCCTTCCTTCAAAGTCCTCCAGATCCACTCTCAGCATGAACTTCTTGTGGCGGGTCAGCTGGTAGAGGTTCTCTAGtcctgtttacacacacacacacacacacaaagaacatGTTGAACCAATCACTGCACATTTGTCATGGAGGTGAACTCAAGAGTCAAGCAGCATCAGGATCCAGTTCAAACGTCTATTTATTACACAAATTGTACAGAATACTGAAACACCGGAGAAATGAGGAACAAACCCGGGAAGAATTCAAAGGAACAAGTGAAACACGAGGAAAAAACAGGAcacaaaaaacaaagcataaacTTATGGCCCACTTCCACTAAGGCATATAGTTCAGCACATTTTATGTCCATTCCCACTCTTAAAAGTACCAACCCACATaacaaaatatctctggcccagctctggcccacacaatcagctgtTGCTTGGCCCATGTGCTGCGGTGATTTACAGTACATGACTGAagcaagtctggcttccagacaagagccTCACATGGAGCATATCTGAGCCGAGTCTCAGCcaatttaataactcataactgagcctgaactgggccagatgtgTTGGTGTCACAACTGCAATGAAATGAAtgaacccatgaagcattgcctTTTAGCTGCGCTATGGGTGTGCTTTTTCtcgaagtgacctgattggtagattttttttcctttattcaaaaataataaaaatgtatttaaatgtgggtcaaaacATGGCCAAACTTACACGGCCcacatatcagttattagaatctgggccaaatactacatatGATATCTGGTCCAGGTATTGTGTGCCGCCCTAAATACGGTGCCACTTCTGCCAAACCCGGGTCATGTCTGGCCCACATGCTGTACGCCAGtgctggatgaatgcctgctgggCCAGACTTATGCCAAATATGGGCCataattctttgctacctggtaAATAAGCAAACCTTATCACTTTTTTGCACTCTTTGCAAAggatacctagcacaacaaaTCTGTAACAAAAGAGATTagctagaccaggggtgggcaaactctgtcctgaagggccggtgtcctgcacagtttagctccaactctaatcaaacacacctgcttatagattacttgtgatcttaaagacactgattagcatgttcaggtgtgtttgacaccggccctcgaggatcaagtttgcccatccctgagcTAGACTCTCATGCTAATGGCTTACAGAGAACTATAGGACACGCTGTTAGAGCAAATCTATCTTCATTTTGTCAGATATTTACATTCAGTTAAGGCAGTCTTTCTCTAAAGTAAACAGCACATGGATTTGATATGTTCTTATGTACTGCAGAGAAATTTAATTTTCAGTAAAGGTTATAAGTTCAAACATATAATGAGACTCACCCAGCCAGTATTCGCCCTCGGTGGTCCCGAATCCTCTCTTGTACTCTTCCCACGGCTGATAGAAGTTAATCCTGCCATCCATTCGCCTCTGAAACACCTGTGATGGGTTGCATTTATAATTCTGAAGTCTGAAATAATTTATAATTCctaatatttatgttttcatACCGTCCATCCTCCGTTCTCTTCAT belongs to Danio rerio strain Tuebingen ecotype United States chromosome 1, GRCz12tu, whole genome shotgun sequence and includes:
- the LOC108179162 gene encoding microfibril-associated glycoprotein 4-like — translated: MAMTVFVVALLSVFTASVVSGFKPFDCSEIYRSGQTVSGIYSIYPAGDIPVWVYCQMISDGKDEENGGWTVFQRRMDGRINFYQPWEEYKRGFGTTEGEYWLGLENLYQLTRHKKFMLRVDLEDFEGRRGFAQYSSFSVGSEAEGYRLQVSGFTDGGAGDSLTDHNDQKFSTFDKDQDAYGDNCAQEFLGAFWFKYCHNTNPNGVYLWGEDDTHFGIGVVWSTWKDSFTVSMKSLSLMIKSKS